In one Sphingomonas sanguinis genomic region, the following are encoded:
- a CDS encoding 2-hydroxyacid dehydrogenase produces the protein MPHDLFLATAVSPALELLLAERFTLHRDAPPPTTKAIVGGGQMTVDTALLDRLPELEIIAIHGVGHDGIDHDAVAARGIRVAITADILTEDVADQAIALWLAVDRRIAANDRAMRMGNWTVPLGRRASGRRIGIFGLGRIGQAIAKRAEPFGGEIVYTARSEKPVAWRFMPDLATLAAESDVLFLTAPGGDETRRVVDGGVLDRLGADGVLVNVARGSLVDEDALIAALESHRIAGAGLDVFADEPDVPYALRRMNHVVLAPHQGSATREGRAAMAAMVVENLEAHFAGREVPGLLG, from the coding sequence ATGCCGCACGACCTCTTCCTGGCTACCGCCGTCTCGCCCGCCCTGGAGCTGCTGCTCGCCGAACGCTTTACGCTGCACCGGGATGCGCCGCCGCCGACCACCAAAGCGATCGTCGGCGGTGGGCAGATGACGGTCGACACCGCGCTGTTGGACCGGCTGCCCGAACTGGAGATCATCGCGATCCACGGCGTCGGCCATGACGGGATCGATCATGACGCGGTCGCGGCGCGCGGTATCCGCGTCGCGATCACCGCCGACATATTGACCGAGGATGTCGCCGATCAGGCGATCGCCTTGTGGCTGGCCGTCGACCGGCGGATCGCGGCGAACGACCGGGCGATGCGGATGGGCAACTGGACCGTGCCGCTGGGTCGGCGCGCCAGCGGACGGCGGATCGGGATTTTCGGGCTGGGCCGGATCGGACAGGCGATCGCCAAGAGGGCGGAGCCGTTCGGTGGCGAGATCGTCTACACGGCGCGGTCGGAGAAGCCGGTGGCCTGGCGCTTCATGCCCGATCTGGCAACGCTGGCGGCGGAAAGCGACGTGCTGTTCCTCACCGCGCCGGGCGGGGACGAGACGCGGCGGGTGGTCGATGGCGGTGTGCTGGATCGGCTGGGGGCGGACGGCGTGCTGGTCAATGTGGCGCGCGGCAGCCTGGTCGATGAAGACGCGCTGATCGCGGCGTTGGAGTCGCATCGTATCGCGGGCGCGGGGCTGGACGTGTTCGCGGATGAGCCCGACGTGCCTTACGCGCTGCGCCGGATGAACCATGTCGTCCTCGCCCCGCATCAGGGGAGTGCCACGCGGGAGGGGCGTGCGGCGATGGCGGCAATGGTGGTGGAGAACCTGGAGGCGCATTTTGCGGGGCGTGAGGTGCCGGGGTTGTTGGGTTAG